A portion of the Daphnia magna isolate NIES linkage group LG4, ASM2063170v1.1, whole genome shotgun sequence genome contains these proteins:
- the LOC116920550 gene encoding ELMO domain-containing protein 3, whose translation MTHITNLDTVWNHLKSENVDHEVDIQPPEKYGWLSVFCNLLQPKSNLLPKELSDEKSVLIKLSKCPFNHEDPLHMQMISTLFNKLTGLNSPAALGSHWEIVGFQGVDPATDFRGVGILGLLQPLAVCLCVETLPFMSNVVSLSHSPSQGFPFMVLSLNVSNIVLKALKDGVLDRMIKEKETVLGVTTICYTAILFFIYDNWKKEKLTLSDCGSVFKRAETICKKELSRHISSFDNYIKELTLNETPAVQLEQVQFDFIKDMSNSAAMTT comes from the exons ATGACCCACATCACGAATCTAGATACTGTTTGGAACCACCTGAAAAGTGAAAATGTAGACCACGAAGTG GATATTCAGCCACCAGAAAAATATGGTTGGTTATCAGTCTTCTGCAATCTCCTGCAACCCAAATCAAATTTGCTGCCAAAAGAGCTATCTGATGAGAAATCTGTGCTGATAAAGCTTTCAAAGT gCCCATTTAACCATGAAGATCCGCTCCACATGCAAATGATCTCCACATTGTTCAATAAACTTACTGGTTTAAACAGTCCTGCAGCTCTTGGAAGTCACTGGGAAATAGTTGGATTTCAG GGAGTAGACCCTGCAACAGATTTTAGGGGAGTTGGAATCTTAGGCCTTCTGCAACCATTGgctgtgtgtttgtgtgttgAAACATTGCCTTTCATGTCCAATGTAGTGAGCCTTTCACATAGTCCTAGTCAAGGTTTCCCGTTCATGGTTTTGAGTTTGAATGTGTCAAATATTGTACTGAAAGCTTTAAAAGATGGAGTTTTAGACAG AATgataaaggaaaaagagaCTGTTTTGGGAGTCACCACTATATGCTATACAGccatcttattttttatttatgacaACTGGAAGAAAGAGAAGCTCACCTTGTCAGACTGTGGCTCAGTTTTTAAAA gAGCTGAAACTATTTGCAAGAAAGAGCTTAGTCGCCACATCAGCAGTTTCGATAACTATATCAAGGAACTTACCCTAAACGAAACGCCTGCTGTCCAGCTGGAACAAGTGCAATTTGATTTCATCAAAGACATGTCGAATTCAGCAGCAATGACAACGTAG